The Desulfosoma caldarium nucleotide sequence CGTCATGGACCCTGGAGAAACAGAAAAACCTTCAGGCTCTCCTGGCCCACATGGACCGAAAAGGTCTCTTTCAAGGAAAGTTCTGTACCCTGCCGCAGGCCACGTCTTTTCCCCTGCCGGTTTAAGGCTTCTACCGCCCGGCCCAGGCTACCTGAATTTTTGGCACCTCTTCTCACCCCTCATGGCGCCTTTAAAAAAGCCCTTCTCAAAGAAGACTTTGCAGGAGCGGCGCAAGTCGCCATACCACGCTCGGCCATCCAGCGCTCAGGAGCTCGCCTCAAAGGAACCCCTCTTGCGCTGCCCAAGGAACGGAAAGCCCCTCCACTATAAAGCTGCATTCCAGGGGCGGCCTTCGGCGTCCGCCTTGCCATGGACAGGGAGGACAGGGTGCCTGTGATGGGCCCAATACCCGTGGGCGTCTCTCCAAGACTCGTTCACACCACCCTTCTGTTCGGTTCGACTCAGCATAAGGGAAAGGACACACTCAAGAGCAATTCCTTTTCCCCTTTGCGCTGCAGGCGCACAAGGCAGCGATGGCGGTGAAGAATCATCTTGGCCAGTGGAAGATCCAGCAGACGCGACTCATCCATGCGACTGGTAAAGGGATAAAAGAAATGTTCTATATCGTCGTCAGAAACATGCAGACCGCAGGCCTGGACTTCAAAGAGCACGGCGTTGGACCCCGAGACGGATGAAATCTTGAGCGTGCCACCATCTTCAGGGCAATAGCTCAAGAAAGCTTTCAGCAGAACATGCAAGGATTTCTTCATTAGTTCCTGGTCCAGCATGAGGTGCGGAAGATCCGGTTGAAGCCGGACTTCGAGCCGCACAGCCTGGGCTTGAAGGGTGGGTGTGAGGTCCTTGAGGACTTGGGTAACCAGAGCGTTGAAATCGCACCGCACGGGAACAATCACCACCGGTTTCAAGTATTCTTGAATTCTCTTGAGAATGCTCTCCAGACGAGCCATTTCTTTCAATATGATCTGCACCTTTTGTCGATGAGGGCTATCCACGGGCAAGCGACCCAGAAGACGGCGCGCAAACCCTCCCGCCACGGCGATAGGATTGCGAATCTCATGGGCAAGGCGGGCGGAAATTTCACTGAGCGTCCGCAATTCCTCCGTTTGAATGATTTGTTGTTGCAGGGCGTGACGTTCGGTCACATCCATCAAGAAGCCGTCCACCATCTGGACTTTGCCTTCCATGTCCAGAGCGGGCAAAGCGTGGTCCAGGACATAGATGGGCTGACCGTTGCGATGCTGCACACGGTATTCTTCTCGAAATTCGAGACCTTCCCTTAGGCACTGATCCATAAGAGGCCAAATGCGGTCACGGTCCTCAAGCCAGACCTTTTCCTTCCAGAACCTGGGTCTTTCCAAGATTTCCGCCTGGGACATACCCAAGAGGTCTTCCACAAAGCGGTTGACGAAAACCATGGTGCCGTCCTTGTCGAGACGGTACACCACCAACGGAACCCGTTCCACCAAGGTGCGGTATTTTTCTTCCGATTCTCGAAGTTCTCGCGTGCGCGCCTGAACCTTTTCTTCCAGTGTGGCCGCATACAATTTGATCTGTTCCCGAGACATTTCCAGAGACCCTAGCATTTCATCCAGCGCATCGGCCAGGGTACCCAGTTCTCCAGATGGTCGCATATCCAAGGGCCGGGCAGCACGGCCCATGGCGATTTCTCGAGCAAAGGCAATCATGCGGTCGATGGGTCGAGTAAAGAAAAGGGCAATGACATAGATGGCTCCCACCGAAAGAATCATGCCGACCAAGCCCAGCCCAAGCATCCAGCGGCGGTAGCGGACTGTAAGGGCCACGGCGTCGGAGCGGTCCACGCCCACTTC carries:
- a CDS encoding cache domain-containing protein, with product MERLRSLPLRYRLIVPFIVLAFFGTCSLVWLAILSQNTLIQRQEHQRLESFYNTFLHTLELRGQWAVSLASGFARNPEIAKALADRDRMRLLQLCYPAYEFMRRHYGIYQFHFEVPPGRSFLRLHRLYQFGDELWLQRKQIQDVLRDEREVYGLEWGATGYGIRGVVPVYWQEQLVGLLEVGFSLGEKILEPMRLHGDADVSILSLHEGRPEGKALQVVGSTLAETFDRPPSIYASVFRSAVPQYIHLKVGNRPYAFLIHAVPNYRGEPATLVEVGVDRSDAVALTVRYRRWMLGLGLVGMILSVGAIYVIALFFTRPIDRMIAFAREIAMGRAARPLDMRPSGELGTLADALDEMLGSLEMSREQIKLYAATLEEKVQARTRELRESEEKYRTLVERVPLVVYRLDKDGTMVFVNRFVEDLLGMSQAEILERPRFWKEKVWLEDRDRIWPLMDQCLREGLEFREEYRVQHRNGQPIYVLDHALPALDMEGKVQMVDGFLMDVTERHALQQQIIQTEELRTLSEISARLAHEIRNPIAVAGGFARRLLGRLPVDSPHRQKVQIILKEMARLESILKRIQEYLKPVVIVPVRCDFNALVTQVLKDLTPTLQAQAVRLEVRLQPDLPHLMLDQELMKKSLHVLLKAFLSYCPEDGGTLKISSVSGSNAVLFEVQACGLHVSDDDIEHFFYPFTSRMDESRLLDLPLAKMILHRHRCLVRLQRKGEKELLLSVSFPLC